A window of the Scleropages formosus chromosome 5, fSclFor1.1, whole genome shotgun sequence genome harbors these coding sequences:
- the mphosph6 gene encoding M-phase phosphoprotein 6, giving the protein MANDAVKLSKNLLRMKFMQRGLDTEVRKQLEEEEKRIISDEHWYLDLPDLKAKESFIIEESSFVPCEDLIYGRMSFKGFNPEVEKLMLVMNTKSQDEEEEEDDLGKMETDITDEEMASRYERLVESIKRKFAKKRDRSALQEEDVIETTEKRNKKAFLKPQD; this is encoded by the exons ATGGCGAACGATGCGGTGAAGCTGTCCAAAAACCTGCTGCGGATGAAG TTTATGCAGCGTGGCCTGGACACAGAGGTGAGGAAGCAGCttgaagaggaggaaaaaaggatCATCAGCGATGAGCACTGGTACCTGGACCTTCCAGACCTCAAAGCCAAAGA GAGTTTCATCATAGAAGAAAGTAGTTTTGTGCCCTGTGAAGACCTGATATATGGCAGGATGTCATTCAAAGGATTCAATCCTGAAGTTGAG AAACTCATGCTAGTGATGAATACAAAGAGccaggatgaggaagaggaagaagatgacCTGGGCAAGATGGAAACAGATATTACAGATGAAGAAATGGCAAGCAG ATATGAGCGATTGGTGGAGAGCATCAAAAGAAAATTTGCAAAGAAGCGGGATCGATCAGCATTGCAGGAGGAAGATGTCATTGaaactacagaaaaaagaaacaagaaggCTTTTTTAAAACCGCAGGATTAG
- the LOC108932932 gene encoding arylamine N-acetyltransferase, pineal gland isozyme NAT-10-like: MNLDEYFERICFKGPVHRADLDTLNRVHMNHVLSIPFENLSIHCGEWITMDLDVIYDKIVRKGRGGWCFENNLLFSWVLKQMGYTFTMLGSRVFDIFSNQFSSKKNHLINKVDIDGVSYIVDVSYGVYGQIWRPLELTLGKEQQQEPGVFRFVQEEGMWVLEKRGRKPIFQNESASDLLHSSEIQKLYGFTLTPCSPNLFLETSNTLQTSSESVLKNKSICSLQTPKGFRALIGWNYREVTFSYEEGTDLVDKRNIPDDEIEKVLKDKFNISLENRFIPVNNQGHFTL; encoded by the coding sequence ATGAATCTAGACGAGTACTTTGAAAGGATTTGCTTTAAAGGGCCGGTCCACAGAGCAGACTTGGATACACTGAATCGTGTGCACATGAACCATGTTCTGTCCATTCCATTTGAGAACCTCAGCATTCACTGCGGAGAGTGGATCACGATGGACCTGGATGTCATCTACGACAAGATTGTGAGGAAAGGGCGTGGGGGTTGGTGCTTTGAAAACAACCTGCTGTTTTCCTGGGTCCTCAAACAGATGGGCTACACATTTACCATGCTGGGATCCAGGGTCTTtgacattttcagtaaccagttcagcagtaaaaaaaacCACCTAATCAACAAGGTTGACATTGATGGTGTGTCCTACATTGTTGATGTCAGTTATGGGGTATATGGGCAGATATGGCGCCCCCTGGAACTGACCTTGGggaaagaacaacaacaagaacctgGAGTCTTCCGCTTTGTGCAGGAGGAGGGAATGTGGgtcttggagaaaaggggaAGGAAGCCCATCTTTCAGAATGAGAGTGCTTCCGACCTCCTGCATAGTAGCGAAATCCAAAAATTGTACGGTTTCACACTGACTCCATGCAGTCCCAACCTATTCCTCGAAACCAGCAACACTCTTCAGACATCTTCTGAATCCGTATTGAAGAATAAGTCCATCTGCTCTCTGCAGACACCAAAGGGATTCCGTGCTCTCATTGGCTGGAATTACAGAGAGGTCACATTCAGCTACGAGGAGGGGACTGACCTAGTAGACAAAAGAAACATACCTGACGATGAAATAGAGAAAGTGCTGAAAGACAAGTTTAACATCTCTTTAGAGAACAGATTTATTCCTGTTAATAACCAAGGTCATTTCACGCTGTAG
- the LOC108932960 gene encoding arylamine N-acetyltransferase, pineal gland isozyme NAT-10-like: protein MNLDEYFERICFKGPVHRADLDTLNRVHMNHVLSIPFENLSIHCSEWITMDLDVIYDKIVRKGRGGWCCENNLLFSWVLKQLGYTFTMLGSRVFNSSINQFSNTDTHLINKVDIDGVSYIADVSFGVSGQIWHPLELILGKEQPQEPGVFRFVQEEGMWVLEKTGRKRILQDESFNSSDLLGSKSKTKKFYSFTLTPRDLNYFLETSNILQTSSDSLFKNKSICSLQTPTGFRALVGWTYSEVIYNFEEGADLVDMKNIPDHEIQKVLKDKFNISLENKFIPVNSKGCYTL, encoded by the coding sequence ATGAATCTAGACGAGTACTTTGAAAGGATTTGCTTTAAAGGGCCGGTCCACAGAGCAGACTTGGATACACTGAATCGTGTGCACATGAACCATGTTCTGTCCATTCCATTTGAGAACCTCAGCATTCACTGCAGCGAGTGGATCACGATGGACCTGGATGTCATCTACGACAAGATTGTGAGGAAAGGGCGTGGGGGCTGGTGTTGTGAAAACAACCTGCTGTTCTCCTGGGTCCTGAAACAGTTGGGCTACACATTTACCATGCTGGGATCCAGGGTCTTCAACAGCAGCATTAACCAGTTCAGCAACACTGACACTCACCTAATCAACAAGGTTGACATTGATGGTGTTTCCTACATTGCTGATGTCAGTTTTGGGGTATCTGGGCAGATATGGCACCCCCTGGAACTGATCTTGGGGaaagaacaaccacaagaaCCTGGAGTCTTCCGCTTTGTGCAGGAGGAGGGAATGTGGGTCTTGGAGAAAACCGGAAGGAAGCGCATCTTACAAGATGAGAGCTTTAATAGTTCCGATCTCCTGGGCAGCAAGAGCAAAACCAAAAAATTCTATAGTTTCACATTGACTCCACGTGATCTCAACTACTTTCTTGAAACCAGCAACATTCTTCAGACCTCCTCTGATTCTTTATTCAAGAATAAGTCCATCTGCTCTCTGCAGACGCCCACTGGGTTCCGTGCTCTGGTTGGCTGGACCTACAGTGAGGTTATCTACAACTTTGAGGAGGGGGCTGATCTGGTGGACATGAAAAACATACCTGACCACGAAATACAAAAAGTGCTGAAAGATAAGTTCAACATCTCTTTAGAGAACAAATTTATTCCTGTTAACAGCAAAGGTTGTTACACTCTTTAA